Part of the Propioniciclava sp. MC1595 genome is shown below.
CGTTCGGCGAGGACCCGGAGCTGATCTCCGAGATCGTGGAGCGCCTCGTGGCCGGGCTGCAGGGCGACGAGCTGGGCCCCGACAGCCTCGCCACCACGATGAAGCACTTCCCGGGTGGCGGCGCCCGCGAGAACGGCTTCGACCCCCACTACGTCGAGGGCAAGTGGAACTGCTACCCGACCCCGGGCAGCTTCGAGACCTACCACCTCCCGCCGTTCCGCGCCGCGGTCAAGACGTCGTCCTTCATGCCGTACTACTCGGCGCCGTCGATCAAGAAGTCGAGCTGGCAGTCGGTCGACGGCAAGGACATCCCCTACGAGGAGGTCGGCTTCGCGTTCAACCACTACATCCTCAACGACCTGCTGCGCGGCCAACTGGGGTTCACCGGCTACATCAACTCCGACTCCGGCATCACCGACAACATGTGCTGGGGCGTGGAGGAGCTGTCGATCCCCGAGCGGTTCGCCAAGACCATCAACGCGGGCACCGACATCGTCGCCGACACCAACAACACCGCCGACCTGCGCGCGGCGATCGAGGCCGGCTGGATCTCCCCGGCCCGCGTCGACGCGGCCTGCCGCGCGCTGCTGGAGGAGATGTTCACCCTCGGCCTGTTCGACGAGAAGACCTACGTGGACGCCGCGGGTGCTGACGCCGCGGTCAAGGGCTCGCCGGGCTGGGAGCTGGCTGCGCGGACGCACCGCAAGTCGCTGGTCGTGCTGAAGAACTCGGCCGGCACGCTGCCGCTCGCCCAGGGCGCGAGCGTGTACGTGGAGGTGTTCCACAAGGACCCGCGCCAGTCCGCGGCCAAGACCGCCAAGGCGCGGCAGGAGGCGCGCGAGAGCGCCGTCGTGGAGCTCGTCGAGACCCCCGAGGCGGCCGACGCGCTCTACCTGATCCTCGACCCGCAGTCGGGGCACTACTTCAACGCGACCCCGGGCCTGCTCGAGCTCACCCTGTGCGAGGACCGCATGCTCAAGGCGCTGAACGACGAGTGGTACACCGAGACCACGCTGACCGGCATCAAGCGGGTCACCGAGCTGTGCCGGACCGCGCGGCAACGCGGCCAGAAGGTGGTGCTGTCGGTCAACGTGTCCCTGCCGTGGATCCTCGACTCGGTCGAGCCGCTCGCCGACGCCGTGGTGGCGGGCTTCTCGACGTTCTACGACGCCCAGTACGACGTCATCACCGGGGCCAGCCCGGCCCACGGCAGGCTGCCGATCACGCTGCCGGCGTCCGAGGCCGTCATCGCGGTGGACGCCGACGGCGTCTGCGTCTCGCCCAACGACGTGCCGGGCTACGCCAAGGAGCAGTACATGCCCGAGGGACTGACGTACGCCTACACCGACACCGACGGCAACGTCTGGCGGCTGGGCCACGGCCTGACCTACTAGGCTCGGCCGGTATGGCACGACTCGACGCCTGGCTGTGGGCCGTGCGCCTGTACAAGACGCGGTCCGAGGCGACCGCGGGGGTGCGCGGCGGGCACGTGCGCGTCAACGACAAGCAGGCCAAGGCCGCCC
Proteins encoded:
- a CDS encoding glycoside hydrolase family 3 protein, producing MRQPNLQVRSKQLISVDGLDFKDLNGNGELDPYEDWRLTPAERAADLVSRMEVDEKVGLMLINTRFTGYGVPEGEATSDDGVLDERTIEAGTSIFATRKVYPTTHTIEQMHLRHFILRDNFSPSQLAEWNNRMNEVAEGTRLGIPTIAASNSRNENGEMVFGMNDSVGMFSTFPATMGIAAAILGDKAAGGDASLASEFAAAVRAEWLAAGIRKGYMYMADVVTDPRWQRIYGTFGEDPELISEIVERLVAGLQGDELGPDSLATTMKHFPGGGARENGFDPHYVEGKWNCYPTPGSFETYHLPPFRAAVKTSSFMPYYSAPSIKKSSWQSVDGKDIPYEEVGFAFNHYILNDLLRGQLGFTGYINSDSGITDNMCWGVEELSIPERFAKTINAGTDIVADTNNTADLRAAIEAGWISPARVDAACRALLEEMFTLGLFDEKTYVDAAGADAAVKGSPGWELAARTHRKSLVVLKNSAGTLPLAQGASVYVEVFHKDPRQSAAKTAKARQEARESAVVELVETPEAADALYLILDPQSGHYFNATPGLLELTLCEDRMLKALNDEWYTETTLTGIKRVTELCRTARQRGQKVVLSVNVSLPWILDSVEPLADAVVAGFSTFYDAQYDVITGASPAHGRLPITLPASEAVIAVDADGVCVSPNDVPGYAKEQYMPEGLTYAYTDTDGNVWRLGHGLTY